The following are encoded together in the Mesoterricola sediminis genome:
- the ribD gene encoding bifunctional diaminohydroxyphosphoribosylaminopyrimidine deaminase/5-amino-6-(5-phosphoribosylamino)uracil reductase RibD: protein MSETDRPLDSTLAWELACGGPYPTPEATQGDEHFMALALREAMRGVGLSSPNPPVGCVLVLDGEVIGRGVHTRAGDPHGEIMALRDADLRDQDPRGATAYVTLEPCCHHGRTPPCTDALIRAGIRRVVIGVQDPNPRVDGGGMAILRSHGVEVQAGVLGEACARFHAPFFKAIRTGLPWVLLKLALGADGALGPEGQTTQVTAPEIQALAHALRRATEALVVGRWTVEVDDPRLTDRWPGPTLPHRSALRVVLDSHGRLPNTRKVWLPVPGQPVLRALVEDRPPIRGVEDLHLPPGPGGCSLRHLLFELAARGVGRVLFEGGGMLARQLLQEGLVDEFHRFQSTTPAHGPRVDLDMSRLPAHRSRTPFPGGVWDVFAAS, encoded by the coding sequence ATGTCTGAGACGGACCGGCCCCTGGACAGCACGCTGGCCTGGGAGCTGGCCTGCGGGGGCCCCTACCCCACCCCCGAAGCCACCCAGGGTGACGAGCACTTCATGGCCCTGGCCCTGCGGGAGGCCATGCGCGGGGTGGGCCTCAGCAGCCCCAATCCACCGGTGGGCTGTGTGCTCGTCCTGGACGGCGAGGTCATCGGCCGGGGCGTCCACACCCGGGCCGGGGATCCCCACGGGGAGATCATGGCCCTCCGGGACGCCGACCTGCGCGACCAGGACCCCCGGGGCGCCACCGCCTACGTGACCCTGGAGCCCTGCTGCCACCACGGCCGCACCCCGCCCTGCACCGACGCCCTCATCCGGGCCGGCATCCGCCGGGTGGTGATCGGGGTCCAGGATCCCAATCCGCGGGTGGACGGCGGGGGCATGGCCATCCTCCGGTCCCACGGGGTGGAGGTCCAGGCGGGCGTGCTCGGCGAGGCCTGCGCCCGGTTCCACGCCCCCTTCTTCAAGGCCATCCGCACCGGCCTGCCCTGGGTCCTCCTGAAGCTGGCCCTGGGCGCCGACGGCGCCCTCGGACCCGAGGGCCAGACGACCCAGGTGACCGCGCCCGAGATCCAGGCCCTCGCCCACGCCCTGCGCCGGGCCACCGAAGCCCTCGTGGTCGGCCGCTGGACCGTCGAAGTGGACGATCCCCGGCTCACCGACCGCTGGCCGGGCCCGACCCTGCCCCACCGCTCCGCCCTCCGGGTCGTCCTGGACAGCCATGGGCGCCTGCCCAATACCCGGAAGGTCTGGCTCCCCGTCCCCGGCCAGCCCGTGCTCAGGGCCCTCGTGGAGGACCGCCCCCCCATCCGCGGCGTGGAGGACCTCCACCTGCCCCCGGGCCCCGGCGGCTGCAGCCTCCGCCACCTGCTCTTCGAACTGGCCGCGCGGGGCGTCGGCCGCGTCCTCTTCGAAGGGGGCGGCATGCTGGCCCGCCAGCTCCTCCAGGAGGGCCTGGTGGACGAGTTCCACCGCTTCCAGTCGACGACCCCGGCCCACGGCCCCCGGGTGGACCTGGACATGAGCCGCCTGCCGGCGCACCGCAGCCGCACGCCCTTCCCCGGCGGCGTCTGGGACGTGTTCGCGGCGTCCTAG
- the ftsY gene encoding signal recognition particle-docking protein FtsY — translation MSLFGNLFNKFKQGLQRTQELVLAPMGRLLGLRRLDEAQLEELEDLLLQADLGVHGVQRLMDRLRFEMKRSSEIDPKALLKDELLKIIHQVPARPLEASGTQVCLLVGVNGVGKTTTLGKLAAHLKARGEEVLVVAGDTFRAAAIDQLELWGERAGVPVIRNQMGGDPAAIAFDGATSAKAKGTPWVLIDTAGRLHTKDNLMRELDKIRRSLQKVIPDAPHRVLLVLDATTGQNGLVQAEAFKQAAGVTDLILTKLDGSAKGGVAVAILERMKLPIAFVGVGEQVDDLIPFDPETFVDGLLDV, via the coding sequence GTGAGTCTTTTCGGCAACCTGTTCAATAAGTTCAAGCAGGGCCTCCAGCGCACCCAGGAGCTCGTGCTGGCCCCCATGGGCCGGCTCCTGGGCCTCCGCCGCCTGGACGAGGCCCAGCTGGAGGAGCTGGAGGACCTGCTCCTCCAGGCCGACCTGGGCGTCCACGGGGTGCAGCGCCTCATGGATCGCCTCCGGTTCGAGATGAAGCGTTCCAGCGAGATCGACCCCAAGGCCCTGCTCAAGGACGAGCTCCTCAAGATCATCCACCAGGTCCCCGCCCGCCCCCTGGAGGCCTCCGGCACCCAGGTCTGCCTGCTGGTGGGCGTGAATGGCGTCGGCAAGACCACGACCCTCGGCAAGCTGGCGGCCCACCTCAAGGCCCGGGGCGAAGAGGTCCTCGTGGTGGCCGGCGACACCTTCCGGGCCGCCGCCATCGATCAGTTGGAGCTGTGGGGGGAGCGGGCCGGGGTGCCCGTCATCCGCAACCAGATGGGCGGCGATCCCGCGGCCATCGCCTTCGACGGCGCCACCTCCGCCAAGGCCAAGGGCACCCCCTGGGTCCTCATCGACACGGCCGGGCGCCTCCACACCAAGGACAACCTCATGCGGGAGCTGGACAAGATCCGCCGCTCCCTCCAGAAGGTCATCCCCGACGCCCCCCACCGGGTCCTCCTGGTGCTGGACGCCACCACGGGCCAGAACGGCCTCGTCCAGGCGGAAGCGTTCAAGCAGGCCGCTGGCGTCACCGACCTCATCCTCACCAAGCTGGACGGCAGCGCCAAGGGCGGCGTGGCCGTGGCCATCCTGGAGCGCATGAAGCTCCCCATCGCCTTCGTGGGCGTGGGAGAGCAGGTGGACGACCTGATCCCCTTCGATCCCGAGACCTTCGTGGACGGGCTGCTCGATGTCTGA